The following nucleotide sequence is from Flavobacteriales bacterium TMED191.
GTTACAATAATTAATTTTTCATATAAAGAAGAACATTACATATCCTTGTGTTTAGTGGTAAACGCTAACTAACGAAACTTATTTAAAGTTATAATGTTCTTCTTTATTAACACATAATTACACATTCAAAAAGCCCTACTAATTTAATATGGTATGGTTTTTTGTTGATAAATATTTATTAAAATTTAAATATTCTTGATATTAATTATTTAATATTACTTCTATAATTTATTATTATGTTCAGATTATTTTATTTTCTAATTCTCTTCCCTTTTCAAATTTTGCTTTCACAATTTTCTATTTCTGGAACTATATTAGATTCACAATCTAAAGTTTCAATTATCTCTGCTAATGTTGTTATATATGAAAATGAATCTATTGTTACAGGTGTTTCTACTGATATAGATGGGTTTTTTGTTATAGAATTAAATGAAGGTGTTTATGATGTTGAAATTTCTTTTATGGGTTATGATAATCTAAAAATAGAATCTATAAATATTAATAAGAATATACCTTTAGGTGATTTGTTTTTATCCGAGTCTAGTCTGATGTTATCTGATATTAAAGTTGTTTCAAACAAGGTTTTAAAAACAGAAACTGCTTTAATTTCATTGAAAACAAAATCAATCAATAGTATTGATGCAATTTCTACTCAGTCAATTACTAGAAGTGGTGATAGTAATGTTGCTAGTGCTATTAAGCGAGTATCTGGAGTTTCTATTCAAGATGGTAAGTATGTCTTTGTGAGAGGTTTAGGGGATCGTTATATTAAAACTATATTAAATGGATTAGATATACCTGCTTTAGATCCTGATAGGAACACAGTTCAATTAGATATATTTCCAACTTCTGTTATAGATAATATCGTCGTATATAAAACTTTTACTTCAAATCTTCCAGCAGATTTTTCAGGCGGTCTTGTTGATGTTTCTTTGAAATCAATTCCTGAAAAAAAAATATTTCAATTTTCAATTTCATCTAGCTTTAATAGTGCTACTTTGAATAAAGATTTTTTATCTATTCCATCTGGTGGTCTTGATTTTCTTGGTTTTGATGATGGTTTAAGATCGATCCCTTTAGATGANCCGTTTGCTTCTGAAAACTTTAATTATTCTCCATCAACCTTAAATTTAATTGACCCAGACAGTTTTGAAGGTTTAATGGATGTGACAAGAGCTTTTAGTACAGAAATGGGTGTAAAAAAAACAACACCTATGCCAAATTTAGCATTGAGTTTTTTAATTGGNGATAATAAAAAATTAAACACAAATAAAATTGGTTATTATACTGCATTTAATTATAAAAATAATGTTAGTTNTTATNAAAATTNTAGACAAAGCTCACTGGAAGAAAATCCNGACTCTTCTATATATGAATTAGATCTTACACGTGAGCAATATGGTAACGTTGGTAAAAGAAATATTTTNNTAAGTTCTCTTAGTGGATTAACTTATCATTCAAATTCTAATATNTACAAACTAAATATTTTAGCTCTTCGTAATACTACTCATAATGCTGGTTTTTTTTATCAAAGAAATATAGAAAGTAATGCAAATTATCTAAAAAAGGAAAACATTGACTATTCTGAAAAATCTGTATTTAATATTTTNATAAATGGTNTTCATAACAAAAGTGATAGATTAAAGATAAAATGGTCAATGTCACCTACTTATTCAAGAATCAANGATAAAGATGTAAGAGAGACAGCTTATGAGATGATTGATTTAGATNATATTATTCCTTTANATGAGATACAATCGGATGATTCTAATTATTTAATTGATGCTAGTAATGCTGGAGTGCCNTCAAGAATGTGGAGAGATCTTGATGAATATAATCTTGTTTCTAAATTAGATGTATCTTTAAAAAACGATTTTTTAGGTTTAAGTGGAGAGTTGCTCTCAGGTGTTTTATTTTCATATAAGCAGAGAGAGTATCAAATTTTAAGGTATTTATTGACTCCTGAGGGNTTAGGGATGGCTTCGGGTTTCACCGGTGATCCTAATGAATTATTAACTGATTTTATTCATGATGGTTCCTCAGGATTTTATATCAAGGGTGAATATCAACCNAGTAATACTTACAGTGGTTTGCAAACAAATNTGGCAGCCTATATGTCTCAAAAAGTACAATTTAATGAGCTTTTTCAGTCCATTCTTGGCTTAAGAATAGAAAGATATAATCAGTATTACACTGGTCAGAGTCAAAACGCAAATCTTAATACAGGTCTCGGTGTATATGATAATGAAAAGNTGTTATCTGATTTAGGTTTTTTTCCTTCTATTACTTTTATATATAATCTTGATGAAAAAACAAATTTACGTTCATCATATTCTTTTACTACTGCTAGACCTTCATTTAAAGAAAAATCAGGTGCTCAGATTTTAGATGTTTTATCTGGAATAACTTTTAATGGTAATCTTGACCTTGAAGTTACTGATATTCATAATTTTGACTTAAGGTTTGATCGATTTTATGAAAACAATCAAATGATTGGTGTTAGTGGATTTTATAAGTATATGATTAATCCAATTGAAATTACCAGATATTCATCNGATGATGATAATATTCANCCAATTAATACACCTTCTNGTTTAGTTTGTGGNTTTGAACTTGAAATCAGAAAATCTATAGATTTTATTCTAGATAATTTATTTATTAATTCAAACAGTTCTGTAATCTATTCTAAAGTAGATATTGTTGGAGATGAGTATCAGTCTATTCTCAATAGTTTAAGAGAAGGTGAAGAATTTTCTTCTAGCAGATCTATGCAAGGTCAAGCACCTTATATATTTAATTGTGGTATNTCTTATTTAAATAATAATATAGAGAGTAGTCTTACATATAACGTTGAGGGTCAAAAATTATCTATTGTTGGTATTAACAGAAGACCTAATATTTACACTAATCCNTTTCATAGTTTGAATATTAGTGTTTCTTTAAAAAACATTATATATGATAACTTAAACATATCATTAATNTGTAAAAATATATTAAATCAGAAGCGTGAGTTAGTTGCTCAATCCTTTGGTATAAAAGATCAAATATATAATTCTTATNCAATTGGTAGAAGCATNGGAATAAAATTAAAGTATGTATTATAAATTAAAATTTAAATATGGNTNNTAAATTACTAGTNGTAGATGATGAAAAAGATATTTTAGAGTTTCTTAAATACAATCTTGAGGCCAANAATTATATTGTTGAAACAGCACAAGATGGAATAAGTGCGTTAANAAAACTTAAAANTTTTAAACCTTCACTTATTATTTTAGATGTCATGATGCCTAGATTGAATGGTGTTGAAACATGTGAAAAAATTAGANAAGACNCAACTTTAAATGATNTAATTATACTTTTTNTATCTGCTAGGAATGAAGAGTTTACTCAAGTTGCATGTTATGATGCTGGTGCAGATGATTTTATTGAAAAACCAATAAAAATTAAATTAATAATTAAAAAAATCGAGATACTTCTNAAAAGAAGTATTCATAATNATANCGTTAGTTCTTTTAATGGTGTGATTTTAANTGATAANGATTATACNGTTANTTCNGACGGGGAGACTTATTCATTGACTAAAAAACAATTTANTTTATTAGAACTTTTAATGTCAAAGCCTGNTAATGTTTTTAAAAGAGAAAAGATTATGCAATCTATTTGGTCGGATACTTNTGTAAGTGGAAGAAATTTAGACGTCCAAATTAGAAAAATCAGANAAAAAATAGGAAANNATAANATTAAAACTATAAAAGGAGTTGGATATTTATTCNCTAANAAATAGNNCTAAAATTAACATTAAATTAACANAATGTTCACTTTANAATAAGATTACTATGCTAGTTTAGTATATAAATAAATAATTATGGAAGTTAATAAAATTGAAATCAGCACATTCTTGTATATTTTTATTATGATTTTTGCCTTTTGTTCGACATTTATATAGGACATCTTTCATATATTTACATTTCTTACATATTTAGTGTGTTGTGAAAAAATTTTTATCTAGATTCAGCTATCCAGTTGAGTTATATGTTCAGAAGTCCGAAAGATCATTTTTATCTTTTATTGTTTGTTGTTTCTTGCTAGCTATGTTTGCTGCACCTTATCCTCAGCTTGCTATGTGGGTTGGTTTTTTATTTGCTGCTTATGCTGCAGTTGCTAATGATAGTATTCAAACTATTGGAACTTTTATAGCTTCTAATCAAGATAAAAAGTGGTGGGTTTTATGGTTGTTTTTGGGCGGTATTTTTGTTTCTACGATTACTTATAGCTGGATGACTGTTGATGTGGTTGGTGCTATCAATGAAACAGGTGAGGCTGTTGGAGATGGTATTGTAGATCGTGATGTTAGTAATGGTCGGTTATCTGCTAAAGGATTTGATAAAGCTCCAACTTCCTTTCATTTTTTACAAGTTGCGGCACCAGTATTCTTGCTTATATTAACTAGACTAAGAATGCCTGTTTCTACAACGTTCATTTTATTGACATCTTTTGCTGCAACTCCAGCTGCTGTAGGAAAAGTTCTTGCTAAGAGTATGTCTGGCTATATCTTAGCATTTTTTATTGGTTTTATTGTTTTTATTACAATAGCTCAATTAGCTAAAAAATACTTTACTGGTAAAGCAAATTTCGGTTGGACTATAGCACAATGGATTACTAGTGGAACTTTATGGTCGGTGTGGTTAATGCAAGATGCTGCTAATATTGCAGTTTATCTTCCTCGAAGTATGAACTTTTTTACTTTTTTAGGTTTTGTTAGTATCATCTTTTTTGGTTTAGGTCTTCTGTTGTATTATAAAGGTGGAAGAATACAAAAGATAGTAACAGAGAAATCAGTTGTAACTGATGTGCGATTTGCTACTGTTATTGATTTTATTTACTGTATTTTATTATTCTATTTCAAGCTGCATAGTCAAGTGCCTATGAGCACTACTTGGGTCTTTATTGGACTTCTAGGTGGAAGGGAATTGGGTATGGCAATTAGAAGAAGTGGTGAGAATAGTATATTCAAATCATTTAAATTAATATTTAAAGATTTTTCTTTTGCCATGATTGGATTATTGATATCAATTGTTATTGCGATAGGAGTTAATGATCAATTAAGTTTTACTGCTATGCTTCAAGATATTCCAGATCAATTTGTTTCGGGAATTGTTAAATTTTTTAGTAGATTAGGGTTTTAGAAATTTATACTCTAAAATAAATTTCATCTGTTAAAATATTAATTTTTATATTTAGATATAACGAGTTGATAAACGTCGCAAAATTTGTTTTGTAAAACTGCTGTAATCAGTTAAATAGGGTGGGGTTTATTTACTGCTACAATTAAATTATTTTCTTTAAATTAATATTAAATATACATTTAGTTAAGAACGAGATTTTATTATTGTATAAAATTTTTAATATGATCTATTTTAACTCGTTTTTTTACATTTTTTTTCTTTCAAGTTCTTTAGCTATTAGTCAATCCTTTAGTGATTTGGTAATAAATGAACTTATGGTTTCTAATGATAGTGCATTAGTTGATGACTTTGGTGAATATGATGATTGGATAGAGTTATATAATAAAGGGAATGAGCCTATTAATCTAAACGGACTTCATCTTTCAGATGATTTATCAGATTTGTCAAAATATACTTTTCCTAACATATTTTTAAATCCAAACTCATATCTGATAATTTGGGCTGATGATCAAAACACACTACAAGGTGAAATGCATGCTGACTTTAAATTATCAAGTTTTGGTGAAACATTATATCTTTCAGATAGTCAGTTAAATGTCTTGTCAGAAGTAACATGGAGTATGATTAGTTCTGATGTTGGGTATGCAAGAGTGCCTAATGGTATTGGTGATTTTGTTGTTCAAGACTTTTCTTTTGCATCAAGTAATGATCTTATATTTAACTTAAGTGAACAAAATAATGATAAACAACTTATTAAAGTTGTAAATATATTTGGCAATGAGGTTATTCAAAAAAAGACTAATTCTGTCTTATTTGAAATTTATAATGACAAATCTGTAAAAAAAATTATTTATGTACAATAAATTCATTTATTCTAAACATATACACATCTTTTTTATTCTATTATCCTGCTTTTTGCTTACATCATGTTTACAAGAAGAAATTGAAGAAAATCCTCCCGAAGAAACTGAATATAGTTTTTTAACTATTGACGGAGATGGATGTAATGTTTTAAGTGGTCATATAAATGAAAATTTTTCTTTATCTAACGGTGAATGTTGGAAGTTAAGTGGAAATACTTTTGTTGACAACGGTGTTGAATTATATATTGGTCAAGGCGTAACCATCAGTGCAATTGATAACTCTGAACCAACATTTTTATCTATTTTACAAGGTGGTAAAATTTTTGCAGAGGGCTCTCAAGAAAACCCAATAATATTTACTAGTTTTTCTCAAGTTGAAGGTTCATGGGGTGGATTGATAATTAACGGAAGTGCAATTACAAATACTGTAACTGGTCCAATTGAGGGGAATGGTACGACAGGTATTTTTGGCGGAGATAATCCATATGATAATTCAGGTATTCTTCGATATATTAGAGTTGAATATTCTGGTGAGCCAGTTGATGGAATTGAGACAGAGGGTTTAATGTTAAATGCAGTAGGATCTGGTACAGAAGTTAATTTTATTCAAGTCAATGATAACCTTAGTGATGGTATTGAAATTAACGGAGGAAATGTTGTAGTTAATCATTTGGTTGTTAACAATAATAATGGTGATGCTGTTGATATTGATAATGGTGGATGGACTGGGACTGGTTCTTTTTGGTATATACAGCAAGAAGGTGATTATAAAGATGGTATTGAAGTTGATAACAGTGAATTTGATGAAGCTTTAACTCCAGTAGCCTTTCCTATATTATCTAATGTAACATTAATTGCAGACGGTGATCAAACTGCAATTAAAGTTAGAAGGGGTGCAAAAATTAGTTTAGATAATATTTACATTGATTCTTTTAGTGAAGGGGTTGAAATTGAAGGTTTACTTTCAAATCAGTTTTTTGAAATTGGAGAAAGTATAATTTCAAATTTAAATATTATAAATACAGAGACTTTATTAATAGTAGATAACCCCAATATTGAATCAATTATTTCAAATTCATTAAATACTTCAGCAAATGGTTGTAATGCAGATTATGGTCAAGGTTGGATGCAGGGGTGGACTAAAAATTAATTATGATAAAATTATTAATATTCAACATTATCCTATTTTCATCCTCAGATTTAATCAGACCTATAAAGGTTATTAATTTGAATACAGGAGAGCCATCTGCAATATCATGTATTGATAATGACTGTGTTATTGCATCAGACAATGGTAAAGTTTTCACATTTGATGTAACTACTAATAAATCGAAAGAAATGAATTTTAGTGGAGAAGATTTTGAAGGTATTTATATGTCAGATGAATATATATATGTATTGGAAGAAAGATCAAGAAAAGTAGAAAAGTTAAATTCAAAATTTGAACATTTAAATACCTATGAAATTTCATACAATGGTCGTTTGAACAGGGGGTTTGAAGGTATAGTCTACAATCCAGATTTGAAAAGGTTTATTGTGGTAACAGAAACTAATCCTTGTATGTTAATTGAATTAAATGAGGATTTTCAAGTTTTAAAAAATAAGTACTTAGATATTAATGAACTTTCAGATATTACATTTTATGGTGGTATGTATTGGCTTTTATCCGAAGAAGATCACTGTATCTATATAATGGATCCAAATAGTTATAGAGTTGAAAAAAAAATTAAACTTAATATAATTGGTGCGGAAGGTATCTGTTTTGTAAATAACCTCTTATTTATAACTAGTGATAAATTATCTAAGTTATTTGTCTATGATGTTCCTAATATAAATTAATTATGCTGAGATTATTATTTATTCTATTCTTATTGCCTTTTTTTTCTTTTTCTCAATATTCATTTAATAAAGGTTATGATAATATTGAGATAAGAGGAAATATAACAACTTACTACAAATACAGATGGTATCCATCTGACGATGAATTGACTTCTGATAAGATTAATAAAAACTTATTTAAATTAAAAGACGTAAGGTTAAAGATTGAGGGGAGTTCAAACAAAAGAGACATGGATTATGAAATTCATTTTGACTTTGCAAAGTCTGTTAATGGAGAAATACCTATACTTGATGCATATGTGACTTACAACAAATTTATAGAAACTACTATAGGTTTACATAAGTTAAACTTCTCAAGACATAGCAGAATTGCAATTATATATTCTCCATGGCTAAAAAGAGCACAAATTATTGATAAAGGTCAAACTAGAAGAGATGTAGGTTTGCATCTTTCTAAAGGTTTTTTGAATGATAAAATTCAACTTTTTGGATCTGTAGTAAATGGAGAGCCTTCGTTGGTTTCTGAAAATGACATAAAGGGAGGAGTTGAGTATATAGGTAGACTAGAGTTATCATATCCTTGCAAAATGAAGTATCGAGCAATTGATGTTTCTACTTCACCAATTCCTGTTTTTTCATTTGGGACAAGCTATCGTCATTCTCAGAAAGGTAGTAACGACTATATGGAGGGAGAAGACGAGATTTTTACAAAAATTAATGGTATCAAACGGTTTTATCAAGCTGATTTTGCTTTAATGTACCGTGGATTTAGTTTTCTTTCAGAATTTCATTTAATTGATTATCATTGGGATCAAACAATGAATTTAAGTCAGGAAAAATGGAGTACAAGTGGAGTTATTTTAGAAGGAAATTATTTTTTAAAAAAATATAATTCTGTATTTGCTTTAAGATACGATAACACAGATGTTAATTTTTATAATGTTGATTCTCAAAATGGTAGTGTAGGTGATATAACTGAAACTTTATCAATTGGTTATAATTATAGAATTAATTCTCATCTAAATGTATTAAAAATTCAATTTCGAAAAGAAATCAACGGAGGTACAAGTGCGGGAGATCCTGCAAAATATGAGATTAGAGTTGGTTTACAATATTTAATTGGATAAATAGTGAACTTTTTAATAATTTCATTTTTTCTTTTATTATCCAATTTAATTACTTGTCAGGAAAATGATAAACCTCAATTTACTAATGTTCTTATTGAGATACCAATGGGATCTTCTGAGAAATGGGAATTTAATAAATATTATAATCAAATTTTGCAAGACTCCTTAAATGGATTACCAAGGCATATTGAATATCTTAATTACCCATTTAATTATGGTTTTGTGCTAAATAAATTTACTTCGGAAGACGGCGATCTATTAGATGCAGTTGTGATTGGATCAAAATTGGAAAAAGGAAGTGTTGTTGAAGCTAAGGTAATAAGCTTATTAGATACATATGACAACGGAGAGTCTGATCCTAAGTTGATCTTAATTCACAAGTCTTCAAGACTTTATTCGGTTAACTCATTAAAAGAATTAAATAATAAATATAATGGTGTAACAGATATTGTTAAAATTTGGTTTAGTAATTATAAAAAAGGTTCTATTGTTAATGATTATCTAACTACTCTAGAGACACTAGATTATTTACATTAATTAAAATTAATAGAAAGTTAACATACTGCAGTGTTTATTAACATTTAAATAATGTTGAGTATTATTATTTTACATAAAATTAAACTTATCTAATCATTCCATTTACATTATCAATCTAATATTGTAGGTGATAATAAGGAAATTTTTTTAAGCAATTTTCACAAATTAAAAACAAATCAAATTAATAATTTTAAATACTATAAAAATGAAAAAATCACTATCTATTTTATTGATATTAGTCTTATCACTATTCTGCTTTAATATTAATGCTCAAGA
It contains:
- a CDS encoding TonB-dependent receptor; the encoded protein is MFRLFYFLILFPFQILLSQFSISGTILDSQSKVSIISANVVIYENESIVTGVSTDIDGFFVIELNEGVYDVEISFMGYDNLKIESININKNIPLGDLFLSESSLMLSDIKVVSNKVLKTETALISLKTKSINSIDAISTQSITRSGDSNVASAIKRVSGVSIQDGKYVFVRGLGDRYIKTILNGLDIPALDPDRNTVQLDIFPTSVIDNIVVYKTFTSNLPADFSGGLVDVSLKSIPEKKIFQFSISSSFNSATLNKDFLSIPSGGLDFLGFDDGLRSIPLDXPFASENFNYSPSTLNLIDPDSFEGLMDVTRAFSTEMGVKKTTPMPNLALSFLIGDNKKLNTNKIGYYTAFNYKNNVSXYXNXRQSSLEENPDSSIYELDLTREQYGNVGKRNIXXSSLSGLTYHSNSNXYKLNILALRNTTHNAGFFYQRNIESNANYLKKENIDYSEKSVFNIXINGXHNKSDRLKIKWSMSPTYSRIXDKDVRETAYEMIDLDXIIPLXEIQSDDSNYLIDASNAGVPSRMWRDLDEYNLVSKLDVSLKNDFLGLSGELLSGVLFSYKQREYQILRYLLTPEGLGMASGFTGDPNELLTDFIHDGSSGFYIKGEYQPSNTYSGLQTNXAAYMSQKVQFNELFQSILGLRIERYNQYYTGQSQNANLNTGLGVYDNEKXLSDLGFFPSITFIYNLDEKTNLRSSYSFTTARPSFKEKSGAQILDVLSGITFNGNLDLEVTDIHNFDLRFDRFYENNQMIGVSGFYKYMINPIEITRYSSDDDNIXPINTPSXLVCGFELEIRKSIDFILDNLFINSNSSVIYSKVDIVGDEYQSILNSLREGEEFSSSRSMQGQAPYIFNCGXSYLNNNIESSLTYNVEGQKLSIVGINRRPNIYTNPFHSLNISVSLKNIIYDNLNISLXCKNILNQKRELVAQSFGIKDQIYNSYXIGRSXGIKLKYVL
- a CDS encoding lamin tail domain-containing protein produces the protein MIYFNSFFYIFFLSSSLAISQSFSDLVINELMVSNDSALVDDFGEYDDWIELYNKGNEPINLNGLHLSDDLSDLSKYTFPNIFLNPNSYLIIWADDQNTLQGEMHADFKLSSFGETLYLSDSQLNVLSEVTWSMISSDVGYARVPNGIGDFVVQDFSFASSNDLIFNLSEQNNDKQLIKVVNIFGNEVIQKKTNSVLFEIYNDKSVKKIIYVQ